Below is a genomic region from Actinomadura sp. NAK00032.
CTGCCATGCAGACCAAAGCCGGCATGGATCGCAGGTATGTGCCCCTGCGCCAGGGTGCCTCGCCAGCACCGGCCAGGCCCTCGCCTCAGACTCGTCGAAGGCCGCGTTGGCCAAATCGGACATGGTTTGGTCGCAAATTCACAGCCCCACGCCCGGTCGCGCCGCCACCATGATCCCGGAGACACCCCTCGGCCCCGCTACCCGACCACGCCCGGCCCAGGTCACAGGAGTGGCAGACCCACGCCCGCGACCACCGCGCCCCACCCGCAGGTGACGTCCACTGGAGTGGTGTAAGAGTTGATCTTCGCGTGATCCTGTTTCTGCAGGTTAAGCGGTGAGTTCCTGCTGCTCGGTAGCGGGGTCGGGTGTGGTGCCGTCGATGACGCGCAGCCGGGCTTTGGCGAGGCATTCCGGGCCCATGTAGCGGCGGGCCTCGGTCCATTCGTCGGTCTGCTCCATCAGCACCGCGCCGACCAGGCGGACGATCGCGGCCCGGTCGGGGAAGATCCCGACCACGTCGGTGCGCCTGCGGATCTCCTTGTTCAGGCGCTCCTGCGGGTTGTTGGACCAGATCTGCCGCCAGAGCTGGCGCGGGAAGCCGGTGAAGGCCAGCAGATCGGGTCTGGCCTGGTCCAGGTGCTCGGCCGCGTCGGGGTGCTTGGCCTCCAGCGAGGCGACGACCCGTGCGTGCTGGGCATGGACCTCCTCGGCGGCGGGCTGGTCGAAGATGGTCCGCACCAGCGTCGCCACCCACGGCTGCGCCGACTTGGGCACCCTGGTCAGCAGGTTGCGCAGGTAATGCGTCCGGCACCGCTGCCAGCCCGCGCCCGGCAGCGTCGACCCGATCGCCTCGACCAGGCCCCGATGCGCATCGGAGATCACCATCTGGACGCCCGACAGGCCGCGCGCGACGAGCCCGCGCAGGAAGGCGAGCCAGCCGGCTCCGTCCTCGGCCGAAGTGACCTCGACCCCGAGGATCTCGCGGTGCCCGTCGGCGTTGACCCCGGTGGCCACCAGCACATGCACGTTCACGATCCGGCCGCCCTCACGGACCTTCTGAGTCAGGGCGTCCACCCACACGAACGCATACGGGCCGCTCTCCAACGGCCGGTTCCGGAACGCCGCCACCTGCGCGTCCAGCACCTTGGACATCTCCGACACCTGGCTTTTGGAGATGCCCTTGATGCCCATTTGCTCCACCAGCTTGTCCACCCTGCGCGTCGACACCCCCAGGAGATAGGAGGTGGCCACCACCGAGACCAGGGCCTGCTCGGCCCGGCGACGCCGCTCCAGCAGCCACTCGGGGAAGTAGGACCCCGACCGCAGCTTCGGGATCGCCAACTCCACGGTGCCGGCGCGGGTGTCCCAGTCCCGGACCCGGTAGCCGTTGCGGCGGTTCACCCGGTCCTCTGAGCGGGTCCCGTAGTCGGCGCCGCAGACCGCGTCCGCCTCCGCCGACATGAGGGCCTCGGCCATCGTCTTGACCATCGACCGCAACACATCGGGCTCACACACCCCGATCTGCTCGGCCAGCCACCCCGCAGGGTCCACACTGTTGTCCACGGCCATCGCGTTCCTCTCCTTCTGATCTTGGTCGATTCGAAGGATCACGCGATGGCCGTCTCACGTCACGACGCCACGCCCTCTGACCAGGTCAAACTCATACACCACCTCCGTGGACGCAACCCCCCCGCACGGCTCTGCAGCCGCCCCCGGCTAGTCACCCACCACGCTCGAACAGGGCCGCCACGGGTTCACAGGCGCGAGCACCCGCCCACCTATCACCCCGCCCGCACGGCTCGAGGCCCGGTCACTCAGACTGGCCGGGCCCTATCCACTCAGACTGGCCGAGGACCATGCTGGCCGAAGGCGGTGTGACCGCACCGCAAGCCCAGAACCCCAGGCTCTCGGACGCGGCCCCTCCAACCACCACCACGGGTCAGGAGACGCTCACCCCGACCGCCCACGGCGCTCCCGGGTCACAAGATCAGCAGGCCGACGCTCGGTCGTCGTCGTCCCAACGGCACGGGCGTGCGACCGTCCATCCAGTTAGGGCTCGTCCGGGGGAGTTAGCGGTGTTCAGCGTCTGGCGTCACGGCGTCGAACAGGGCCCAACCGTCCACTTCGACTGTTCCGACAGTGGGCCACAGCCCACTGGCTATGGCCTCCTCCATCAGTGCACGAACGGTGCTGGGCTTGTGGAGGTTCAGATACGCCCGGTCCGGTAGGCGCATCGCCGCGCCCTCATCGAAGTGACCATCAGCGATGACCCGGTCGTGTTGCGGCCTGAACACCAGACGTAGACGGCCCGACTCTCCTCGGCGCCACAGCGTCACCGTGCTGCTGCACCCGGGGTAGCCTCGCGCCCGGTCGTGCCGATGCGCGAAACACCAGCCGTAGACCGCTCTGCCCACCACCGAGCGGCGGACCCTGCGTCTGCTCGCCACAGCGGCACTCTAATCACCCGCTGTACTGGGGGAGGCCACGCGCCAGGCCCGCGTCCACACCCCCACACGCGGACGCCCCACCACAAGCCCGGAGACGCGCCCGCCCTGGCCGCCCACCGCGCTCGTCCTAGAAGGCACGTGATCGGCCAGGCCTGCGCCGGCGTCCTGCCGGCACGGCCCTGAAGACCCACCCCGGTTGTCCGCCGCCGTTGCTGAATGTCGGCGACGTTTGCGGAGCGAGGCGGCCGGTGGTTGCTGGAGCCCGTGTATTGCGTTTCTGTCTTTGATGGACACGATCAGTTGCCTGGGTGTCCGCCGTGCTGGGGCATCGCGGGGCTCCCGTAGGGACGCGCGGCGCCGGTTGCCCCGCCGACAGGGTCCGTCCCACCAGTTTGGTTCCTGCTGCCTTGGTCGGAGGCCGTTCATGCGGTCGGCGGGGTGGTGGGGTGGGCTGTTATTGGGTCTGGTCGGTTGGGCGGATGAGGATCTCGTTGACCGCGACGTGTTCAGGCTGCGTGAGTGCGTACACGACGGCGTTGGCTATGTCTTCGGGTTGGAGTGTGCGCATGGCCGAGGCCATCTGCTGGGCGGTTGCTCGGCTTGCCGGGTCGGAGATGTGGTCGGCCAGTTCGGTGGAGACGAAGCCCGGTTCCACCAGGACCACGCGCACGCCCTGGGTGGTGACTTCCTGCCGGAGTGCCTCGGAGAAGGCGTTGACGCCGAACTTCGTCGCGGCGTAGACGCCGCCGCCCGCTGATGCGATCCGTCCTGACGTCGAGGAGACCTGGAGGACGGTGCCCTTGCTCTCCAGGAGGTGCGGCAGGGCCGCGTGGACCGCGTACATCGAGCCGAGCAGGTTCGTTTCGACCATGCGGGTCCATTCGGTGGTGTCGGCGCCCGCGATCGGGCCGCTGAGCATCACCCCGGCGTTGTTCACCAGGACGTCCAGGCCGCCGAAGTGTTCGACGGTCGCGGCGACCGCGGCCTGCACTGACCGTTGGTCCGTCACGTCCAGGTCGAGGGGGAGCACCTCGCCCGGTGCCTTGTCCGCCAGGGCCGTCAGGCGGTCGGCTCGGCGGGCGCCGGCGGCCAGGCTCGCGCCGGCGGTGGACAGGGCCAGTGCGGTCGCCTCGCCAATGCCCGAGGACGCTCCGGTGACCAGGATGACCTTTCCGGCGAGCGTGTCGTTCATGTCGTGTCCTTTCGTGGCCCACCTAAGCGGACCGGGTGGTCACCTTAGCCTAGCTCATAAGCGGACCGATTGGTCACCTTAGATAGAGTGGGCGCTGGAGGAAGGAGCGGCACATGGCCAGAACCGTCCCGTCGCGCAGTGACGCGGTGCGCAATCGGCGGCTGCTGCTGGACGCCGCGGCCCGGACGTTCGCCGAGCGCGGGGTCGAGGTGTCCATCGGGGAGATCGCGGAGTGCGCCGGGGTGGGCAAGGGCACGGTCTTCCGGCACTTCTCCTCCAAGGCCGATCTGCTCGCGGCGATCATGCTCGGCATGCTGGACGAGCTGGAGAGCACCGGGACCGCGCTGCTGGAGGACGACGATGCCGGGCGGGCGCTGCGGGAGTTCATGGCCGCCGGGGTGGAGATCTTCGTCAGGGACCGGGCGTTCTGCGAGGTCGTCGGCCGTCCGTCGCTGCAGAGCGAGCAGGTGCGGGAGGCGATCCAGCGGCTGCGCGACGTCGCGGAGGAGATCACCGACCGTGCCCGGCGGCAGGGGGCCGTGCGGCCGGACGTCACCGGCACCGATGTGGTCCTGCTGCTGACCGGCATCCAGCACACGGCGGCGCCGCTGCTGGACCATGAGCCGCAGGCCTGGCGGCGTTATCTCGAACTGGCCCTCGACGGGCTTTCCGCCGGCTCGCGGCCGGACCTGCCCTACCCGCCGCCGGGGCGGCTGTCGCTTGGTCCCGGCGTTTGAGTCCGCCCAGGATTCGTGTCGCCGCTTATGTGGTCAGGTACGGCTCCGGTCCTGAGCTGCTCGTCTTCGACCACGTCGGCATGCCGGACGCGGGGACTCAGGTGCCTGCGGGTGGTGTGAGGGGCGGCGAAGATCTGGTGCGTGCCGTTCTGCGGGAGGTTTTTGAGGAGACGGGGCTTGGCGATGTCTCGGTTGTTCGGCGTGTTGCTGTTGAGGAGAAGCCGCATCCTTGCACTGGCGAGCCTCGCAAGACGTCGTTTTTTCATCTTGTCGCGGGGGCGTCCGTGGCGGATGCGTGGGAGCACGTGGTGGACGGTGATGGCGGCGATGCGGGGTTGAGGTTTGCGTGCCGGTTCGTGGCGTTGCCGTTGGTGCGGCCGCTCGCGGACGACCAGGGGGCTTGGCTGGGGCTCATCGACCCGGCCTTCGGTCGTGAGCGTTGACGGCGGTAGGGTCGCCGGTGGCATGAACTGATGCGGGGTGCCCCTTCGTGGGGAGAATCGGGAAGCCGGTGTGAATCCGGCACGGGCCCGCCGCGGTGACCGGGGAGCTGCCGTCCACGCGCGTTTGCGCGGCCACTGGCCGGAAGGCTGGGAAGGCGGGCGGCCGGCGTCGATCCGGGAGTCCGAAGACCGGCCCCGCTCCACGCGGCCGCCCTGTGGCGGCCCGACGCAGCGGGAGCCTGCCATGGAGCTTTACGACGTCATCCACCGCCGCCGCGATGTGCGTGCCGAGTTCACCGGTGCGCCCATTGCCCGGGACGTTCTCGACCGGGTGCTCGCGGCGGCGCATGCCGCGCCGAGCGTGGGGCTGTCGCAGCCCTGGGATTTCATTCTGGTGAGGGATGCCCGGCTTCGGCGTGCCTTTCATGAGCATGTCGAGGGGGAGCGGGCCGTATTCGCTCGCGGTCTGCGTGGGGACGCCGCTGAGCGGTTCGCGAAGATCAAGATTGATGGGGTTCTGGAGTCTTCCCTTTCCGTTGTGGTCACTTACGACGCCGCTCGGGGCGGGCCTGCGGTTCTGGGACGGCACGCGATCGCGGACGCGGGGCTGTACTCGGTCTGCCTGGCCATTCAGAACCTGTGGCTGGCCGCTACGGCGGAGGGCCTCGGCGTGGGGTGGGTGTCGTTCTACCGGGAGGCCTATCTGCGTGAGTTGCTCGGCATTCCGGTGGACGTTCGTCCGGTCGCCTGGCTGTGTCTTGGGCCGGTCAGCCGTCTGCAACCCGCTCCGGATCTCGAACGGCACGGGTGGCGGCAGCGGCGGGCACTGGACGCCGCTGTTCACCTTGACCGGTGGGCGGGGCGGTCTTGAGGCGGATCGCCATGTGGGCCAGGAAGGCCATGCCGGCCAGCAGGTAGCAGTTGGCGATCGGGGTCAGGAAGATGTGGAAGCCGTATTGGAGCGGGTGGCCGTTGTGGGGCGTCCACCAGAGGGGTGAGAGCGCGAAGAGGACGTAGGCGGCCAGGGCGGTTTTGCGGTTGCCGTTTCTGAGGAGTACCGCCAGGGCCGGGACGATCCATACCCAGTGGTGCGCCCAGGAGATGGGGGAGACCAGTAGGCCGGTGGCCCCTGTTACCGCCGTTGCGGCCAGCCAGTCGCCCCGCCTGGCCCATAGGACGGCGATCGCCAGGCCGATCGCGCCGATCGTCAGGGGGATGGCGGTGTACCAGTCGCCTACTTCGGCCGTCCCGCGCAATATGCGGGTCAGCGTGCCGTAAGGGGATTGATTGCTGATGTACGGGACGCCCACGCGGGACGTGTCGTAGAAAGTGTCCAGCCAATAGACGCGGGACGCTTCCGGGGCGATGGCGTAGGCGAGCAGGGTGCAGGCGGCGAAGGTCGCCGTCGCGGTCACGGCGTCTCTCGTGCGCCTTGTCAGCAGGAGCAGGACGACGAAGACGGCCGGGGTCAGTTTGATCGCGGTCGCGATGCCGATGGCGATTCCGGCGGGGCGGCCCTGGGCGGCGCGGTGCATGTCGGCCAGGACCAGGGCCAGCAGGAAGAGGTTGACCTGGCCCAGGAAGAACGAGTGGTAGACCGGTTCCAATAGGAGGCCGGCCGCTACGACCGCGATGAGAGGAGCCCGCCGGCCGGTCAGTCTCAGAGCCGCCCGGCAGGCCCAGATGAAGGCGGCCAGCGCGGCGAATTGCCAGATCACGCGGGCCACGGTCAGGGGTAGCAGGGAGAGGGGAGTGAAGAGAGCGGCGAAGAACGGGGTGTTGGTGAACCAGTGGTCGGCCAGTTGTTCCGTGTAGAGGCGGGTGCCGTCTGCTATGGCGTCCCCGCCCAGCCAGTAGATGCGGAAATCCAGTGAGTCGTAGGCGAGAGAGAAAATTGCTATTGCCGCGACTTCGATGGCCAAGAGCAGTGGCACCCAGCGTTTCATGCGGATAACGGTGTCGGTGGGCCCGGTTTTCGCGCATCGGGCCGTCGCACACATTCGCGGAACGCCCGTTAGCCCACGGGATTACGCCTGCGGGCCAATGTGTGGGGGAACGGCCGGCGGTTACGATCGGCGCATGTCAGCCCGAGTGCGCCGCCTCAGCGGGGCGGTTCTCCTCTGGTCGGGAGCCGCTCTCTATCCCGGCGTCCTGTTCCTCGTCCTCTCCAGCGGGTGGCTCGTCTCGCCGGAAGTGGACATCCTGCTCTGCGCCGCCAGCACTGTGCTCGTCGCGGTGCTGCTGCGGCGGCATCCCCTCCCGGCCCACGCGATCCTGCTCTTCGCCTGGATCCTGGCCCTGGCGGAGACGGAGAACGGCGCCGTCGCGGGCGGGGAGATCCTGCTCACCGACCTCGCGGTCTGCTACATCGCCGCGACGCGTCGGCGCCGGGTCTCGGGTTCCGTGGCGGTCGTCACCGGCGTCCTGCAGCTCCTGTCCGTCACGGCGTTCCTGATGCCGGACGAGGTGCTCCTGCTCACCATCGTCCTGGCGATGGTCGTCGTGTGGATGACGGGGAACTCCATCCGGGTGCGGCGCGCGCACGCCGAGGAGATGCGCGAGCGGGAGACCGCGCAGGCCGTCGCCGCCGAGCGGCTCCGGATCGCCCGCGAGCTGCACGACATGGTCGCGCACAGCATCGGGATCATCGCGATCCAGGCGGGCGTGGGCGGACGGGTGATCGAGACGCAGCCGGCGGAGGCCCGCAACGCGCTGGGCGCGATCGAGGCCACCAGCCGCGACACCCTGTCGGGGCTGCGGCGGATGCTGACCGCGCTCCGCGCCGACGATCCCGCGCCGCTCGGCCCCGCCCCGGGCCTGGCCGACCTCGACGGGCTGGCGGCGGCGACCGCGGACGCCGGGGTCGAGGTCGACATCCGCCGGACGGGGGAGCCGCGGGCGCTCCCGCCGGACGTCGACCTCTCGGCCTACCGGATCGTCCAGGAGGCGGTCACGAACGTCGTCCGGCACGCGGGCACGGACCAGTGCCGGGTGACGATCGACTACCGCGAGGGTGAGCTCGCGATCGAGGTGGCGGACGAGGGGCGCGGCGGCGTGGTCGGCGCCGGGTACGGCCTCGTCGGGATGCGGGAGCGGGTCGCGCTGCTGCGCGGCGAGTTCGCCGCCGGGCCGTGCCCCGCGGGCGGGTTCCGGGTGGCGGCCCGCATCCCGGCGCCGGCGGCGGCATGACGATCCGCGTCGTGCTGGCCGACGACCAGCCGCTCATCCGCGCCGGGCTGCGCGTGCTGATCGCCGACACCCCGGACCTGGAGATCGTCGGCGAGGCCGGAACCGGCCGCGAGGCGGTCGACCTGGTCGAGGACCTCCGGCCCGACGTCGTCGTCATGGACATCCGCATGCCCGACATGGACGGCATCGAGGCCACCCGCCGCATCACCGGGGCGCACGTCATCATGCTGACCACGTTCGACGACGACGAGTACGTGTACGGCTCGCTGAAGGCGGGTGCGAGCGGCTTCCTGGTCAAGGACATGGCGCTGGAGGAGATCCTCGCGGCGATCCGCGTCGTCGCGGGCGGGGACGGGCTGATCGCGCCCGGCGTCACCAAGCGGCTGATCGAGGAGTTCGCCGCCCGTCCCGAACCCGCCGCGGCGCCGGAGCGGGCCGAGCCGCGGCAGGTCGCCGGGATCACCGACCGCGAGCGCGAGGTGCTGGCCCTGGTCGGGCGCGGCCTGTCCAACCAGGAGATCGCCGACGAGCTCTACATCAGCGTCGCCACGGCGAAGGCGCACGTCGCGCGGCTGCTGGCGAAGCTGGCCGCCCGCGACCGGGTCCAGCTGGTCATCATCGCCTACGAGCTGGGCCTCGCCGGGCCCCCTACCAGCGGTAGTACTACCTGACGTGGTGACCTCGGTATCGGTCGGATAACCTTGAAGCCGTGAAGGGTCTGGGAGAGCTTGAACGCACGGTCATGGAGGTCCTGTGGGCGCGGGAGGACGCCGGCCACGAGGCGGCGACCGCCCGTGACGTGAGCCGTGCGCTCGCCGGCGACCGGGACCTCGCCCACACCACGGTCATGACCGTGCTGGACAGGCTCGCCAAGAAGGACTTCCTGGAGCGCGAGCGCGACGGCCGCGCCTGGCGCTACCACCCGGTCGCGAGCCGGGAGATGTACGTGACCGAGCTCATGCTGGGCGCGCTGAACGAGACCGGCGACCGGGACGCGGCGCTCGCGCACTTCGTCCGGTCCGTGTCCCGGGACGAGATCGACGTGATCCGGGAGACCCTCGCGGGCCTCACGAGTAAGGAACCACCGGCATGACCGGCGCCGCCCTGCTCGCCTTGATCTCTCTCGGGACCGTCGGCGGGGCGCACTTCCTGTCCCGCGCTCGGTGGACGTGGCGAGCGCCGCGCATCGGTATCGCGCTCTGGCAGGCCCTGGGGCTGTGCTGGGGCGTCGCCACCATCGGAGCGCTGCTCGGCCTCGCCCTCCTCCCGTACCGCAAGGGCGTCCTCGGCGGGCTGCCCGGCCTCTACGACGACCAGGCGGCGCGGCTCGGCGCCGTGCAGGTCGCGGCGCTGCTCGGCGCGATCAGCCTGGCGGGCGTGCTGCTGGTCATGCTGATGTTCGCGGTGGTCCGGGTGTTCCGGGCCCGGCGGCGGCACCGGGCGCTGCTCGCGCTGGTGTCGCGCCGCGACTCGTCCGTGCCCGGCACGCTCGTCCTCGATCATCCGGGCGCCGCCGCGTACTGCGTGCCGGGCGTCCGCTCGCACAAGGTCGTCGTCAGCGCCGGGACGCTGGAGCTGCTCGACCGCGGCGAGCTGGCCGCGGTCCTCGCGCACGAGCGCGCGCACGCGCGCGAGCGCCACGACCTGGTGCTGCTGCCCTTCACGTCGCTGCGCCAGGTGTTCCCGCAGTTCCACCTGGTCGGGCGGTGCCTGGACGCGGTGGAGCTGCTGATCGAGATGGCCGCCGACGACCGGGCCCGGCACCACCACCCGGCGCGCGAGCTGGCGACGGCGCTGCTGCGGTTCGCCGCCGCCCGCCCGGCCGCCGCCCCGTCCGGGACGCTCGGCGTCGCGCACGGCGACATCCCGGTGATGGCGCGGGTGAACCGCCTGCTGGAGCCGGAGCCGGTGTCGCGCCGCATGCGCCTCGCCGCGTCGGTCGCCGTCCCGGTCATCGCCGGCCTTCCGCTGCTGCTTCTCGTCCTGCCCCACTAGCCGGCCCGGGCCCCGCCGGAGCGGTGGCCTGGGGCTTCGGGCGGTGCAGGACGAGAAGGGACACCGCCAGCGCGGCCACCAGGAGCCCGGCGGAGACGCCGAACGCCAGGTGGTAGCCGCCGGTGAGGGCGTGGGCGGCGTCCTGCCCGTCCGCGCGGAGGGTCTCGGTGCGGGACGCGGCGAGCGTCGTCAGGACCGCGACGCCCAGCGCCATCCCCACCTGCTGGACGGTGTTGAACACCCCCGACGCGAGGCCCGCGTCCTGCGGGCGGGCGCTCGACATGCCGAGCCCGGTCAGAGACGGCAGGACGAGCCCGGCGCCCGCGACCAGCACGAACACCGGGAGCAGGTCGGTGGCGTAGTCAGCGTCCACCGGGACGGTCGTCAGCCACGCCATCGCGCCGACCAGCAGCACCAGGCCCGCCATCAGCACGAACCGCTCACCGAGCCGGTTCGACAGCCGCGCCGACACCAGCAGCGACACCGCGCCGATCGCGACGGCGGCCGGGAGCATCGCCAGGCCCGTGTCCAGCGCGCTGTAGCCGAGCACCTGCTGCATGTAGAGGGCGACGACCACCTGGAACGAGAACATCGCCGACAGGGTGAGCAGCTGGACGGCGTACGCGCCGGCCACGTTCCGCGAGCGCAGGATCCGCAGCGGCATCAGCGGGGTCGCCGCCCGCGCCTGCCGGACGGCGAACCCGGCGAGCAGCAGCAGCGCCACCGCGCCGAGGCCCAGCGTGTGGGGCGAGATCCAGCCGTGGCCCTCGACCTTCACGACCGTGTAGATGCCGAGCATCAGCCCGGAGGTGACCAGCAGGGCCCCGGCGATGTCGGCGCCGGCGGACAGGCCGAGCCCGCGGTCGCGGGGCAGGGCGGGGAGCGCCAGCAGGATCGTGGCGAGGCCGATCGGCAGGTTGATCAGGAAGATCCAGTGCCAGCTCAGCGCGTCGGTGAGCACGCCGCCGAGGACCTGCCCGATGGACGCGCCCGCCGCGCCGGTGAAGCTGAAGATGCCGATCGCCGTCGCCCGCTCGCGCGGGTCGGTGAACAGCGTCACGAGGATGCCGAGGACGACGGCCGTGGCGAGCGCTCCGCCGACGCCCTGCAGGAGGCGGGCGGCGATCAGCACGCCGGACGTGGTGGCCGCCCCGGCGAGCGCGGAGGCCGCCGTGAACACCGCGTTCCCGGCGAGGAACAGCGTCTTGCGGCCGACGAGGTCGCCGAGCCGGCCGGCGAGGAGCAGCAGGCCGCCGAGCGGGATCAGGTAGGCGTTCATGATCCAGCTGAGCCCGGCGGGGGAGAAGCCGAGGTCGGCCTGGATGGCGGGGGCGGCGACGGTGACGATGCTGCCGTCGAGGATCGCCATCAGCATGGTCGCCGACAGCACGCCGAGCGCGGCCCAGCGGGACCGCGGCAGGGTGGAAGGGGTCGTCTCCTTGTCCATGGAGCGACCGTAGCAGATGGTTTTGTTATAGACGATCCTTCGTGGATCTATTTTTGGCCCTGTCGGACGCGCCGGGCCGGCCGGCCGGTCTCGACGGGGGTCGACAGATGCCCGGTGACCAGGGTGTTCAGGGCGCGGACGAGCACCTCCCGCTCGCCGTCCGGCAGCGACCCGAGGGCGGCCGCGTGCACGCCGTCCACGATCCGCTGGCTCTCCGCCGCGACCCGCGCGCCCTCCTCGGTCACCGCGATGATCCGCGCGCGGCGGTCGGTGGACGACGGCCGGCGCTCGGCGAGGCCCGCCTTCTCCAGGGCGTCCACGGTCACGACCATGGTCGTCTTGTCCATGTCGCCGATCTCGGCGAGCTGGATCTGGGTGCGCTCCTCCTCCAGCGCGTGGACGAGGACGCAGTGCATGCGCGGCGTCAGCCCGATCTCGGCGAGCGCCGCCGTCATCCGGGTGCGCAGCACGTGGCCGGTGCGGTCGAGCAGGAACGACAGGTCCGTCGTCGTCCGGCTGGGGGCCATCGAAGTCATGCCTCCAGCCTACCCAACTTGTTCTGTTGCGGATTATCTGCTAGAGGCCGCATGCCGTCGTCTATGCTGGAGGCATGAACCGCGTATGTCTGGGCTGGTGGCCGTCCTAGGACGGCCGACGCTCACGCATGCCACAGGGCCGTCCGCTGGACGGCCCTTCTGCTTCTCGGTGACCGGGGCCGGTCCGGCGGGACGGCCGCCCGCCCAGCCCCACCGAGGAGAGACCATGGAGACCACCGCCGCCACCACCGTCACCACCGCTGAAGCGCGCGGTCGCGAGCTGGAGCAGCAGATCGCCGCCGACCCCGGCGCGTTCCGCATCCTGACCGGCGACCGCCCCACCGGGCCGCTGCATCTCGGCCACTACTTCGGCACCCTCGCCAACCGCGTGCGCCTGCAGCGGGCCGGCGTCGAGCTGTTCGTGCTCGTCGCCGACTACCAGGTGCTCACCGACCGGGACGTCGCCGACCGCCTGTCGGAGTACGTCGAGGGCCTGGTCGCCGACTACCTGGCCGCCGGGATCGACCCGTCCGCCGCGACCGTATTCCGGCACAGCGCCGTCCCGGCCCTGAACCAGCTCATGCTGCCGTTCCTGTCGCTGGTGTCGGTGCCG
It encodes:
- a CDS encoding IS256 family transposase — protein: MAVDNSVDPAGWLAEQIGVCEPDVLRSMVKTMAEALMSAEADAVCGADYGTRSEDRVNRRNGYRVRDWDTRAGTVELAIPKLRSGSYFPEWLLERRRRAEQALVSVVATSYLLGVSTRRVDKLVEQMGIKGISKSQVSEMSKVLDAQVAAFRNRPLESGPYAFVWVDALTQKVREGGRIVNVHVLVATGVNADGHREILGVEVTSAEDGAGWLAFLRGLVARGLSGVQMVISDAHRGLVEAIGSTLPGAGWQRCRTHYLRNLLTRVPKSAQPWVATLVRTIFDQPAAEEVHAQHARVVASLEAKHPDAAEHLDQARPDLLAFTGFPRQLWRQIWSNNPQERLNKEIRRRTDVVGIFPDRAAIVRLVGAVLMEQTDEWTEARRYMGPECLAKARLRVIDGTTPDPATEQQELTA
- a CDS encoding SDR family NAD(P)-dependent oxidoreductase; amino-acid sequence: MNDTLAGKVILVTGASSGIGEATALALSTAGASLAAGARRADRLTALADKAPGEVLPLDLDVTDQRSVQAAVAATVEHFGGLDVLVNNAGVMLSGPIAGADTTEWTRMVETNLLGSMYAVHAALPHLLESKGTVLQVSSTSGRIASAGGGVYAATKFGVNAFSEALRQEVTTQGVRVVLVEPGFVSTELADHISDPASRATAQQMASAMRTLQPEDIANAVVYALTQPEHVAVNEILIRPTDQTQ
- a CDS encoding TetR/AcrR family transcriptional regulator, which encodes MARTVPSRSDAVRNRRLLLDAAARTFAERGVEVSIGEIAECAGVGKGTVFRHFSSKADLLAAIMLGMLDELESTGTALLEDDDAGRALREFMAAGVEIFVRDRAFCEVVGRPSLQSEQVREAIQRLRDVAEEITDRARRQGAVRPDVTGTDVVLLLTGIQHTAAPLLDHEPQAWRRYLELALDGLSAGSRPDLPYPPPGRLSLGPGV
- a CDS encoding NUDIX domain-containing protein, coding for MSPPRIRVAAYVVRYGSGPELLVFDHVGMPDAGTQVPAGGVRGGEDLVRAVLREVFEETGLGDVSVVRRVAVEEKPHPCTGEPRKTSFFHLVAGASVADAWEHVVDGDGGDAGLRFACRFVALPLVRPLADDQGAWLGLIDPAFGRER
- the bluB gene encoding 5,6-dimethylbenzimidazole synthase; translation: MELYDVIHRRRDVRAEFTGAPIARDVLDRVLAAAHAAPSVGLSQPWDFILVRDARLRRAFHEHVEGERAVFARGLRGDAAERFAKIKIDGVLESSLSVVVTYDAARGGPAVLGRHAIADAGLYSVCLAIQNLWLAATAEGLGVGWVSFYREAYLRELLGIPVDVRPVAWLCLGPVSRLQPAPDLERHGWRQRRALDAAVHLDRWAGRS
- a CDS encoding glycosyltransferase 87 family protein; the protein is MKRWVPLLLAIEVAAIAIFSLAYDSLDFRIYWLGGDAIADGTRLYTEQLADHWFTNTPFFAALFTPLSLLPLTVARVIWQFAALAAFIWACRAALRLTGRRAPLIAVVAAGLLLEPVYHSFFLGQVNLFLLALVLADMHRAAQGRPAGIAIGIATAIKLTPAVFVVLLLLTRRTRDAVTATATFAACTLLAYAIAPEASRVYWLDTFYDTSRVGVPYISNQSPYGTLTRILRGTAEVGDWYTAIPLTIGAIGLAIAVLWARRGDWLAATAVTGATGLLVSPISWAHHWVWIVPALAVLLRNGNRKTALAAYVLFALSPLWWTPHNGHPLQYGFHIFLTPIANCYLLAGMAFLAHMAIRLKTAPPTGQGEQRRPVPAAAATRAVRDPERVADG
- a CDS encoding sensor histidine kinase, which codes for MSARVRRLSGAVLLWSGAALYPGVLFLVLSSGWLVSPEVDILLCAASTVLVAVLLRRHPLPAHAILLFAWILALAETENGAVAGGEILLTDLAVCYIAATRRRRVSGSVAVVTGVLQLLSVTAFLMPDEVLLLTIVLAMVVVWMTGNSIRVRRAHAEEMRERETAQAVAAERLRIARELHDMVAHSIGIIAIQAGVGGRVIETQPAEARNALGAIEATSRDTLSGLRRMLTALRADDPAPLGPAPGLADLDGLAAATADAGVEVDIRRTGEPRALPPDVDLSAYRIVQEAVTNVVRHAGTDQCRVTIDYREGELAIEVADEGRGGVVGAGYGLVGMRERVALLRGEFAAGPCPAGGFRVAARIPAPAAA
- a CDS encoding response regulator transcription factor; its protein translation is MTIRVVLADDQPLIRAGLRVLIADTPDLEIVGEAGTGREAVDLVEDLRPDVVVMDIRMPDMDGIEATRRITGAHVIMLTTFDDDEYVYGSLKAGASGFLVKDMALEEILAAIRVVAGGDGLIAPGVTKRLIEEFAARPEPAAAPERAEPRQVAGITDREREVLALVGRGLSNQEIADELYISVATAKAHVARLLAKLAARDRVQLVIIAYELGLAGPPTSGSTT
- a CDS encoding BlaI/MecI/CopY family transcriptional regulator; amino-acid sequence: MKGLGELERTVMEVLWAREDAGHEAATARDVSRALAGDRDLAHTTVMTVLDRLAKKDFLERERDGRAWRYHPVASREMYVTELMLGALNETGDRDAALAHFVRSVSRDEIDVIRETLAGLTSKEPPA
- a CDS encoding M56 family metallopeptidase, with amino-acid sequence MTGAALLALISLGTVGGAHFLSRARWTWRAPRIGIALWQALGLCWGVATIGALLGLALLPYRKGVLGGLPGLYDDQAARLGAVQVAALLGAISLAGVLLVMLMFAVVRVFRARRRHRALLALVSRRDSSVPGTLVLDHPGAAAYCVPGVRSHKVVVSAGTLELLDRGELAAVLAHERAHARERHDLVLLPFTSLRQVFPQFHLVGRCLDAVELLIEMAADDRARHHHPARELATALLRFAAARPAAAPSGTLGVAHGDIPVMARVNRLLEPEPVSRRMRLAASVAVPVIAGLPLLLLVLPH